In Deltaproteobacteria bacterium, the sequence GGCCGCCGCCCCGCCACCCCCGGCACCCGAGCCGCCGCCCCCGGCGCCGACGCCGGCCCCGGCCCCGGCCCCGGCGATGGAGGACGACCTCGGCGCGGTGCAGGCGCCCGTGGTGATCTCCACCGACACCGACGTGCGCAAGGTCGATCAGGTGCAGGCGCCGGTGGTGACCTCCAAGGAGCGCATCGGCCGGGAGGTGAAGAAGCAGACCGAGGCGGAGATCGAGGAGGTCCTCGCCGACCTCTTCCAGCGCACCTCGGAGATCTTCGACGCCACCGACGCTCGCTCGGCCCTGGCCTTCGTCCTCGATCTGGCGATGGAGAAGATCCCCTCGGACTCGGGCAGCGTCTACCGCGCGAACATCTCGGCCCACGAGCTCACCTTCGCCGCCGCCCGCGGCCCCAAGGCCGACGAGCTGCTCCGGCTGGACATCCGGGTGCCGGTGGGCACCGGCCTCGCCGGGGTCTGCGTGCAGGAGGGGGTCGGCATCGCCATCTCCGACGCTCACCGCGACCCCCGCTTCTTCCAGGCCGTCTCCGACAAGCTCGGATACGAGGTGAAGTCGGTGATCACCGTGCCGATCCAGCACCAGGGTCAGGTCATGGGCGCCGTGCAGCTGATCAACCGCAAGAAGGGGACCTCCTTCTCGGTGGATGATCTCTCCGTGCTGAATTACCTGGCGCGGGAGGCGGCGGACTACCTCGTCCGGACCGGCGAGGTCACGGTCTAGAACAACCGTGCACGTGCACGTGCACGGCTTCTCCCTGGAGCGATGGGTTCAGCCGATCGGCTCCCAGCGCTCACCCTCACGAAGGACCCGCTTCTCCACCTCGAGCTTCAGCAGATGCGCCAGCACGCTCCGCTCCGCGAAGACGTGCAGATAGGTCGGCACGTCCGTGTAGACCGCCGCCACGATCGCCGGGATCTCCCGGGCTCCGGCCTCCATCGCCGCGAGGATCGCCGCCTCGCGGGCGAGGCGGTGGGCGCGGTACATCCGGATCCGCTCGCCCACCAGCGTGCTCGGGGGTCCGTGGGCCGGCAGCAGGAGATCGGCCCCCAGCCCCTCCAGCCGGTCGAGGCTCTCCAGGTAGGCCTTCAGGTCGCCGTCGGGGGGATCGATGATCACCGTGCCCACCCCCGCCAGGTGATCTCCACAGAGCAGTGAGCCCCGGGCCTCCTCGAAGAAGCTCAGGTGATCGCCGGTGTGCCCGGGGGTGGCCACGACCCGCCAGCGTTGGGGGATCGGGCCGGGCAGCTCGACCACCTCCTCGTCGCGCAGGGTCGCGTCCACCACGCCCCCGGGCAGCGCCCGGGCGGTGAGGGGGTGGGCCCGGCAGCGGATCGTCTGGCGCGCCCGCAGGTAGGGCAGGGCGGCGTGGTGGTCCCGGTGGTGATGGGTGAGCCAGACCTCCCGAAGACGGATCCCCGCCGCCGCGAGCGCGTCGAGGGCCTCGAGGAGGGGGCGGGCGTCGGCGGGATCGTCGGCGCCGGGGTCGACCAGGATCCGCTCCTCGCCCGTGCCCAGGAGGTAGCAGTTGGTGTGGGTGGCCGGCGGCAGGGTGGGGGCGGGCAGGGCCAGGAGCTGCACGCCCCGCCGCAGCTCCAGCGCTCCGGCCGCCACCTCGCCGGCCTCGCGGGCCTCGAGGATCGCGCGCACCGAGTCGGAGAGGGGCAGCCGCCCTTCGGCCCAGCCCGCGAGCAGCTCGCCCACCGGACGCCACCCCGCCGTGGCCGCGTCGTCGCCCGCAACCGGCTCGGCGGCCTCGGCTTCGGCGAGGTGGGCCGTGAAGACGCGCAGGCGCAGCGGCGCGGGGACGTAGCCCTCCATGAGGAAGTCGCCCGCGGGCTCCAGCCGCTCGCGCGGCAGCACGAGCCCCGTCTCCTCTCGCAGCTCTCGCAGCGCGCCGGCCTCGGCGTCCTCCCCCTCCTCCAGCCGGCCGCCGGGGAAGGCGAGGGTCCCCTCCAGGACGCTGCCCCCGGCGCGCTCGATCAGCAGCGCCCGGCGCCCGGCGCCCTCACCGGCGAAGAGCGCCACCGAGCCCGCCTCGAGCCGCATCGCCCTCTAGCCGCGGCGGCACCAGCCCTGGATGCCGACGATGTCGATGCCGAGGGACTGACGCAGCAGGATGGTCTGGTGGAAGGTCCCGGTGGCCTCGTCGAGCATCACGTGGAAGGCCTTCCCCACGAAGACGTAGTCGCAGCGATCGTAGACGTCGTGCTCCACCCAGGTGGCGCAGAGCGCGAAGGCGTCGCGGGCGTCATCGGGGTTCTCGGTGAACGCGACGCTCTGGAAGGTCTCCTCCATGCCGAGGAAGACCGGTCGGGTGATCGGGTAGGACGAGAGGGAGGGGACCGGCCGGGTCATCCGGGTGCGGAAGGCGACGGCGCCCAGCTCGCGCAGGGCCGCGTAGGTGGCGGGGCTGTCGGCCGGCGGGGTCGCGAAGGTCCCGCTGATGCCCGCGGCCAGCGCGCTCCAGGGGGGCGGGGGATCGAGATCCTGGGAGAGGTCCGAGACCCAGTCGCAGGCGAAGCGCACGTAGTGTCCCTCGAAGCCCGCCGGGTCCTTGCCGGTGAAGACGAAGGCCCGGGCGCTCTCGCTCGCCAGGGCCAGGTCGGTGAAGCCCGAGTCGGTCAGGTCGTCGCGGGCCTCGACCGCGTCCCGCGCGCAGGGGTAGCTGTGCTTGAAGCTGCCCAGGCTGCTCGGCGCCCCGAGGGCGCCCTCGGGCAGGGGCTCGGGATCGTCCAGGCCCTCGAAGGGCTCCCCCTCGTAGGCCAGGCGGATCAGCTCGTCCCCCATCATCGTCCGGCCGCAGGTCAGCTCGTCGCTGATCGGGTGCTGGCTGAAGAACTCCCAGTCGGGCGGCTTGTCCCCGCAGGCGCCGAGGGCGAGGAGGGGCAGGAAGAGGAGGGCGGCGGCGTAGCGAGACACGGCTCTAGAGCTTTTCACGGGCGTGCTTCCGGAAACAAGTCAGACCAGGGCCAGGGCCTTGCGGGCCAGCGCCGAGAGGGGGAGCTCCTCCGGCGCGCGGCTCCAGGCCGTCGCCTCGTAGAGGTCGGCGGCCAGGGGCGGGTGCGCGTCCCGGCGGGCGATACTCCCCTGCACGACGCGCAGGGTGAGCTCGAGGTGGGTGAAGACGTGGCGGACCTCGCCGCGGGGCACGAGGCCGCCGGGCACCCGCGCCAGCTGGGGCGGCTCCCAGAGCCCGCCGAGGAGGCCGGGGCGCCGGCGGGCCAGGAGGAGCGCGCCCCGCCGGTCCTGGATCAGGCCGCAGGTCGCCAGCGCCTGCTTGCGCCGGGGCGCCGGGCTGCGATCGGGGAAGCGGGTGGGCTCCCCCGAGCGGTGGGCGGCGCAGCCCGCGGCGAGGGGGCAGAGCTCGCAGGCCGGGGAGCGGGGCGTGCAGACCAGGGCGCCCAGCTCCATCAGGGCCTCGTTGAGGCGGCCGGGGTGCCCGGCGGCCTCGACCAGCTCGCCGGCCAGCGCCCAGAGCCTCGGCTCGAGGGGAGGGCGCCGCGGATCGCCCGCGAGGCCCTCGAGGCGAGCGAGGACCCGGGCGACGTTGCCGTCGACGATGGGGCTACGCTCCCCGAAGGCGAGGGAGGCGATGGCGCCGGCCGAGTAGCGGCCGATCCCCGGCAGGGCCTGCAGGGCCTCGGCGCTCCGGGGCAGCCGGCCGCCCTGCTCCTCGAGCACCTGCCGCGCGGCCCGGTGGAGGTTGCGCGCGCGGCGGTAGTAGCCGAGCCCGGCCCAGGCCTCGAGGACCGCCTCCTCCCTCGCGCCGGCGAGCGCCTCGAGGGTGGGGAAGCGCTCCAACCAGCGCAGGTAGTAGGGCACGACCGTCTTCACCTGGGTCTGCTGGAGCATGATCTCGCTGACCCAGACCCGGTAGCCGCGCTCGCCGGCGCCGCGGCCCCGGTGGCGCCAGGGCAGGTCCCGGGCGGCGCGCCCGAACCAGGCCTCGAGGGCCTGGCTGCGCTGCCGGGGCGAGGGTCGCGGGGAGGCCATGGAGCCCAGGATGGAGCCATCCGGCTCCGGACGCCACTTGCGAAAGAGGCCGAGCGCGGGGCAACCTCGAAGGCACGTGCTGCGAATCCCGGCCATCCTCCTCGCCCTGGTCCTCCTCCCGGCGCCGCTCGCGGCCGCGCCGGCCGCGCGGGCGAGCCTCGCCGATCCGGGCTGGCCTCTCCCCGAGGATCCCGCGCTGAAGGGCGTGCGCCTCGATCACCCCCGCGGAGGGCCGGCGGCCTCGGCCCTCCACCGCCTGGCTTCCTGCGTGGGGAGCGAGGACGAGTCGGCGGGCTGCGTCGAGCGCTTCTTCCCGGGCGCGGACCTGAAGGTCCGCGTCCTCGCTCGCACCACCGCCGAGTCCGCGGCCGGGGAGCGCCCGGGCCTGGTCCGCCGGGCGGTGGAGGCCCTCACGGCGCTGCCGGTCGAGCAGGTCCGGGGCAACCAGGTCCCGGCCATGCGGGAGTGCGAGCTGGTGATGGAGGCGGCCCTCCGGGGGCGCTGCGACGATCAGGGCCCGGTGAAGGGCCTGGCCGGCGTCCGCGAGGTGCTCGACGAGGAGACCCGCTCGCTCCTCTCTCCCTTCCTGGAGCGGCTCCCCGCGCCCGGCCGCCGGACGATCCACCGGGTGGTCTGCGGCCCCATCGCCCTGGGCGGCGACCTGCGCCTGGACGAGGCGCTGGTGGTCCTGGGCGCCGGGGCGCCGCGGGCGGTGGAGGATCTGCGCTGCCGGATGGTGCCGCGCCCGGGGCCGGATCAGACCGCCGGGGCGCAGGTCTGGGCCCAGGCCCGCCGCCAGACCGAGGCGGTGCGGGCCCTGGTGCTGGGCCTGGACTGCCTCGACGAGGGCGGCGGGGCCTGCCAGGCCCGGGTGGCGCCGCTGACCTTCTCCCAGCTGGAGGCCCTCAACCGGGGCCTGGACGAGGCCTCGGAGGCCAAGCGGGCGATCTGGCTGGAGGGGATGCGCGAGCGGATCCTGGGGCACCCCGGCCAGCGGCGGTCCTGGATCCTCTCCCTGGCCTACGACGCCTGCCCCTCCCTGGCCTCGATCCCCGAGGACCGCTCCTGCGTGGCCGGCCCCTCCCGCGGGGCGAGGCCTCCCCCCTTGCCCCGGGGCCTCAAGGGGGGCGAGGCCGCCCAGGCGCGGGCCCTGCGGGCGATCCTGGAGTCCTCGCTCAAGGGGCTCGAGCCGAGGCAGGCCGAGGTGCAGTGCGGGGAGGTGCGGGCCCAGGTCACCTACGCCGCGCCGGAGGAGGGGCTCCCCGTCCTCCTGGGGATGCGCTGCGGGATGCCCGAGTAGGGGCGATCAGAGCACGTGGTGGGAGGCCGTCGGCAGGCGCCGCCGGATCTCCCCGGCCTGCTCCAGATCCAGGTCGGCCACGGCCAGGGCGTCTCCGGTGTCCGGCGCCCGGG encodes:
- a CDS encoding GAF domain-containing protein — protein: AAAPPPPAPEPPPPAPTPAPAPAPAMEDDLGAVQAPVVISTDTDVRKVDQVQAPVVTSKERIGREVKKQTEAEIEEVLADLFQRTSEIFDATDARSALAFVLDLAMEKIPSDSGSVYRANISAHELTFAAARGPKADELLRLDIRVPVGTGLAGVCVQEGVGIAISDAHRDPRFFQAVSDKLGYEVKSVITVPIQHQGQVMGAVQLINRKKGTSFSVDDLSVLNYLAREAADYLVRTGEVTV
- a CDS encoding MBL fold metallo-hydrolase — protein: MRLEAGSVALFAGEGAGRRALLIERAGGSVLEGTLAFPGGRLEEGEDAEAGALRELREETGLVLPRERLEPAGDFLMEGYVPAPLRLRVFTAHLAEAEAAEPVAGDDAATAGWRPVGELLAGWAEGRLPLSDSVRAILEAREAGEVAAGALELRRGVQLLALPAPTLPPATHTNCYLLGTGEERILVDPGADDPADARPLLEALDALAAAGIRLREVWLTHHHRDHHAALPYLRARQTIRCRAHPLTARALPGGVVDATLRDEEVVELPGPIPQRWRVVATPGHTGDHLSFFEEARGSLLCGDHLAGVGTVIIDPPDGDLKAYLESLDRLEGLGADLLLPAHGPPSTLVGERIRMYRAHRLAREAAILAAMEAGAREIPAIVAAVYTDVPTYLHVFAERSVLAHLLKLEVEKRVLREGERWEPIG
- the mutY gene encoding A/G-specific adenine glycosylase, giving the protein MASPRPSPRQRSQALEAWFGRAARDLPWRHRGRGAGERGYRVWVSEIMLQQTQVKTVVPYYLRWLERFPTLEALAGAREEAVLEAWAGLGYYRRARNLHRAARQVLEEQGGRLPRSAEALQALPGIGRYSAGAIASLAFGERSPIVDGNVARVLARLEGLAGDPRRPPLEPRLWALAGELVEAAGHPGRLNEALMELGALVCTPRSPACELCPLAAGCAAHRSGEPTRFPDRSPAPRRKQALATCGLIQDRRGALLLARRRPGLLGGLWEPPQLARVPGGLVPRGEVRHVFTHLELTLRVVQGSIARRDAHPPLAADLYEATAWSRAPEELPLSALARKALALV